DNA sequence from the Microcebus murinus isolate Inina chromosome 18, M.murinus_Inina_mat1.0, whole genome shotgun sequence genome:
CCCTCTCCCAGGACGGGCTGGGCTGTGCCTGGGACGGTCCATCCCCCAGCCACAGGTCACCCTTAAGCTGGCCCGGCAGACCGAAGCCTGGTGGCTATAATGACCAGAGCCTCCGCCGGTgggctttattaataatttggaaattGAGACGGCCGGGAGCTGGGCTCCAACTAGGAGGCGGGGCCTCTCCGTCCCCGCCCTGCCCACCTGCTCAGCCGGCAGCGCAAAGCCAGTTCACCTGGTGGCTGCAAACCTGACCAGACCCTGGCCTCGGtggcctgcccccacccccagcccctaaTTGGCTCATTTGCCGCTGTGTAAACAAGggcacagcccctccccctgTTTAGTGCTGGCCTTTAAGAAAATGAGTCCTCCCTTCTGCTGGCGGCACTCGTTATCTGAATCTTAATGAGGTCATTAGCATCCCCTGCATCTGAAGGGGAGGGACAAGGTCCGCACACACCTCATTTGGACTCGGTTGTATTCCCTGGACCCCCGTCCACTCCACTTTGCGCAGAGCCACAGGCCTGAGGCTGTGGGCGCCAGTGCTGGAGGTGCAGCCCTGAGCTGCTGCCTCCCGAGCAGGTAGGCAAGGCTTCGGGTGCCAGCTCAGGTGCGGCATCAGAGGTGGGAGAGGCCTTTGTCCAGGACCTGTTGGGCAGATGAGGGCTAGTGCCGGCATAAGTGGGCTCTGGGACCTGGATGAGGCACCCAGCTGGTGACAGGCAGCCTTCTGCCTGGAGCTCCTTTATCCCTTCCTGCCCTGTTGGCAGCCTACCTGATGGTCTCGGAAGGGAGGGGGCTGTCATCAAAGGTTGTAACGAGAAGGCGAGGCGACCTTGAGGCTAACAGCATtgcccctctgctccctccccgcAGGGAACGGCAGGAGCAGCTGATGGGATATCGGAAGAGAGGGCCAAAGCCCAAACCGCTGGTTGTGCAGGTGAATACATGCAGCGTGCCCCAGGGCCACACTGGAGCCCCTCCCTTGACTTTGCCACCATAGCTGCCTCCAGGGCCAGAGGGCGGGGGCAATTCCTCCGAAACACCCCAATTCCGCTTCCTTTCTACTaggcctccccacccctcccccacgaCACAGCGACAAACCAGTGGGGGCTGGGACCCTCTGATGCTCCCAGCATCCTGTGGGGCCAGCCTGCTCCCTCCACTCACCTCCCCTACCCCGTTCCCTCAGGTACCCACCTTTGCCCGTCGCTCCAATGTACTGACGGGTCTCCAGGACTCCTCCACTGACAACCGTAACAAGCTGGAGCTGGGCTCGCAGGGCAAGGGCCAGGGCCATCAGTACGAGCTCAACAGCAAGAAGCACCACCAGTACCAGCCGCACAGCAAGGAGCGGGCGGGCAAGCCCCCGCCGCCGGGAAAGGGCGGCAAGTACTACTACCAGCTCAACAGCAAGAAGCACCACCCCTACCAGCCCGACCCCAAAATGTACGACCTGCAGTACCAGGGTGGCCACAAGGAGGcacccagccccacctgcccggACCTGGGGGCCAAGAGCCACCCGCCTGACAAGTGGGCGCACGGCACCGGAGCCAAGGGCTACCTGGGAGCTGTGAAGCCCCTAGCCGGTGCGGCTGGCACTCCGGGCAAAGGCCCCGAGAAGGGCCCCCCCAACGGAATGACGCCGGCCCCCAAGGAGGCTGTGACAGGCAACGGGATTGGAGGAAAGATGAAGATCgtcaagaacaagaacaagaacgGACGCATCGTGATCGTGATGAGCAAGTACATGGAGAATGGCATGCAGGCCGTGAAGATCAAGTCCGGCGAGGGGGCCGAGGGCGAGGCCCGCTCCCCCAGCCACAAGAAGCGGGCTTCGGAGGAACGCCACCCCCCGGGCGACAGGACTTTTAAAAAGGCAGCGAGCACGGAGGAGAAGAAGGTGGAAGCGCCCtccaagaggagggaggaagaagctCCTGGGGCTGTCGACCCGCAGCCGCCGCAGGACGCCATCTCCCGCAAGCTGTCCCCGACCAAGGAGGCCTTTGGCGAGCAGCCCCTGCAGCTCACCACCAAGCCCGACCTGCTGGCCTGGGACCCGGCCCGGGGCACGCACCccccttcccaccaccaccaccaccaccatcaccaccaccaccaccaccacaacgtGGGCCTGAATCTCTCCCACGCGCGCAAGCGCTGCCTGTCCGAGACCCACGGCGAGCGCGAGCCCTGCAAGAAGCGGCTGACCGCGCGCAGCATCAGCACCCCCACCTGCCTGGGGGGCAGCCCTGCAGCCGAGCACCCCGCCGACGTGCCGCCgcccgctcccgccgccgccgccctcccGCAGCCGGAGGTCATCCTGCTGGACTCAGACCTGGACGAGCCCATAGACTTGCGCTGCGTCAAGACGCGCAGCGAGGCCGGGGAGCCGCCCAGCTCCCTCCACGTGAAGCCCGAGGCGCCCGCGGCGGTGGCGGTGGCTGCGGCGACCGCTACGGCAGCGGAGAAGCCTGCGGCCGAGGCCCAGGACGAGCCCGGGGAGCCGCTGAGCGAGTTCAAGCCCTTCTTTGGGAATATAATTATCACCGACGTCACCGCGAACTGCCTCACCGTTACATTCAAGGAGTACGTGACAGTGTAGCCGGAGGGCGTCGGAAGGGGAAGGCCCACCTCCGCAGGGGGCTTAGCACCTGGGGCCTCGGGCCGGCTCTCCTCGCGCCAACCCCGGGAGATCTGGGCTGGCCCCGGGGCGAGGACGTCGGACCTCGGTGACCACGTCCCTCGGAGGGCGGGCGGCTGTCTGTCGGATCCCGGCGGAGGCTCCTTCCACTTGGTGCCTGCGGGTCTCGAGCTACCGGCCCCTCCTCCCCTGTGGACCCCCGGGACTGACAGCAGCCGCGCGCGGCGGCCTCAGAGTTCTATAGTGTTATATTTTAACCGTGCTAACTTGTCAAGTGCTGACTCTACCCCTTTGTACGTGGTGTTATTATTGAAATGTATTGTTTGAGCTCAAAAGGCCCGATCACCCCCCATTCGGgctgctatatatatatttatttgtaggtatttatatattgaaatataaaaacctaGATTTATGGAGTTTCCTCTAGATCATGTTATATTCTATATCAGACAAACTATTTTCTGTTGACTCCCCCACCTACAGTGTTTTGGTTGATTTCATTTCCTCCCCTTCCAGGAACTGCAATACCAGTAACcttggtatatattttttgatactGTACACATGGATGTGTTGTTtctatgtgcaaaaaaaaaaaaaagagtttgttaAAAGGCTAAAGGAGTTCTCTAGAAACTGCTGCTACTAGAAATGTCTAAACTATAAGCTTCCAATTATTACCTGCttgaatgtaaatattaaatggaGATGTTGAAGGtgcatttttgttgtttgagACAAGCACTAGGGAACGTCGGAGGTCGGGGTAGGtggctctcccctctccccacccacttcCGCCTTCGGCCGGGGCAGAGCTTCGCGTCCCGCGCTCAGCCTCCGCACAAGCGGAGTGGACTGGTTTCGCGGGCCGCGGCGCCGGCGCGGGAGGGTGACCCGGCTCCCCGGGAAGTCGGGAGGCACTGGGCTGGAAAGGGGAATTCCTGCGGGGGGGGGGCAAGCCATCCCCGCCCCCAGGGCCTTTGGGCTGGCGCTGCCCACGGCACTGGCGAGCCCCGGGACCTGGGTGGTGGAGGAGCCGGTGCAGAGGCGAGCGGCGCGGACACGCGGGTGGGGCTAGAACCCCGCGGCCCCCGCACGCCAGGGGCTGACCTttgtccctccccaccccccggggGCATAGCACGCCCGGGCTCTGGCCGGGCAGGGGAGTTCCTTCCTAATAATCCGCGCCCGGTAGGGCAGGTTCCGCGGGGCGGggacccccccaccctccccagcgaGCCTGCCGGCCCCGCCCCACCGAGGAAGCCGCTGGGGCTCTGTCAGGCGCTCTCCCCGGAAACCGCCAGGCCGAGGCCCGGAGTGGAGGCGCAGCGagcggccggggtggggggcggggggcttcCTGCGAGGTGGATGGGGAGGGCGAGGCGGCGGGGCGAGCACGACCTGCCACCCCTGCTTCCTCAGTGAGCCAGGAGAGCGGGAGTCCTTACCCATGTCCCTTGGGGTGGCGAGGCTGAGGCCCTGGTGTcgctggggaggaaggggttaAGGGCCCGAGGGGGCGAGGGGAGTGGGCTGTGTTCCTGGGTGCGGCTCGGCCAGCGGGGGAGCTGTGACCCGGGAGTGTGGCGGCCTAGCCAGCTTTCTGCAGACGCAGCGATCTTCCTCCTGCCTGAGGTggccgggcagggccggggccgCGGTCCTCCAAAGCCCTTGGCCTCCGGGCCTGGCCAGGGGCCGAGCCTGTGCGGGGCACCGGGGCAGAAGAGGTCCACGCGGTgcagaatgggggtggggggggagcgCGGCGGTGGGCAGGCCAGGGAAGAGATAGAGGGCCAGGAAGGCGGGGAGGCCTGAATGCGGACAGTGTGGCCAGTGTTGGCTGCAGGCCACCAGcggctggaggtgggggaggggagcccagcgggggaggggaggagggaagggaagttctttaaaaaaaaaaaaagccgttGGGAGTTCCTTGCCCTGGCTGTTGTGAATTgtccctcccaccacccccatcACCCCAAACACCCTTTAGAGTGAGTTACCTCTCCACCCCCAAGTAATGAATGCCCTTTGCCACCCTGGGAGCGGAGGGCGGGTGATCTTGCTTCTGGCGAATGGCCTGCTCAGCGCTGGAACTGGCCCGTCTTCGCTGCTGGTGCACAAAGGCCCGTGCCAGACATGGGCTGCGTCTCCCTGTGTCTCCAGCCGAGGAAAGCTGAGAACTCGGGAGCGAGAAGGGGAGCCCTTGCTCAGGTCTGCACCCTTGCACAGCTGGTGACTTGGGAGTGAGCCTTAGCCCCTGCGGAGGGCCCTCCAGTAGGTGGCCTCTGAAGGCTGGGCCTAGGGGTGCGGGAGGGGAGGTAGGGGTGGCACTCCAGAAGGGGGGGCAGGGAAAGAAGATGTTACAGATTCCTGGAAAGATGTGGCCTGCAGGTGGCCTGAGGCCTTGGAAACCAGGCCAAGTAGCAGGGCCCTTTGGGATGTGGcttggaggagggagggtgggcgtGGAAAGAGCCTGGAGCCTGAGGCCAGAAGGCAGACACGGGGGCAGGGGCCTAGTGGGTAGGTCGGAGGAgctcccggggggggggggggggggggggggggggcatccaGCCTGTTGTCAGACCCAACAGAGTGTCCAAGACCCCCTCTGTCCCTAGAAGGCAAGGCCCTGTCATCTGCTGACCTCCTCAGATATGCCAGGTGCCACCTGAGCATCTTGTCCTACTAAGTCCCCAGAGAGATTGAGCCTCTCTGGGGTGAGAGTCTGAAGTCCTGATGGGCTGACAGCGTGTCCAAGTTCTCTGCTGATTCTAGAACCAAGCTGGCTGTCGGGAGAACCTCACGGCGACCCACCCCCGGGGCCTCCTGGGACATAGACCTTCAAAGACATCCAACGTTCTGAAATGCTCTGAGGGGGTCGGGGCCCTGGCATTGGAGAGTTTCTCCTCAAAGGGTTCCTGGGGTGGGCAGAGTCGAGTGGCTGCAGCTCTCCTGGGCGCAGACAGCTTCTTCCCAAGGGGGGCCTGGACATGTCTGTGCCCAGCACTTCACAAGCGAAGGGCTGTCCGCAAGCCCCCACTCAGAGCCCAAGCTCGGGGAAGAGGAGCAGAGCAGGCAGCCGGGGTCCTAACACTGCACACTGGGAAACCCAAACATCTTCCTTTTTCTCAAGATGAACCTTTCTAGCGGTGCTGAGCCCACGTGGTGGGGCTCTGCCCATAGGGACGTTTTGATCCACAGGAGAGAAAAGGCACGGAAAGCTGAAAGCCACCCATCCTGTAAGTGTGGTTACGACAGAGATGCTGGCATCACTGACGTGGGCATGGCATAGAGTGGTTGCCGGGTGACCGGATGCCGTGGGGCCCTCACCTGAGCTAACCCAGCAAGGAGGAGGCCCTTGCTGCACCAGCCCCATCCAGTCCTTGGCTCTGTCTCCCTGGAGCTCGCCCCTCCCCCCAACTCATTTCCAGAAGAGCCAAGGTCAGCCCTGCAGTGTTAGCTCGCTCCTTGGATCCCACTGGGGCTCGGGAGAGGAGAGCCACCGACGTGGGGTGCCTGGGGTCCAGGGTTACCAGATTGAGCAAATAAAACTCTAGGGCACTCAGTTCCGTTTGAATTTCAGAAGCACAAGCCATGAGTTTTTAGTAGAAGTATGCCCCatgaaatatttgcaacatatttccactttttttttttttttaaaaaggaagcattGTTTATGTAAGAATTGAAATTTGGCTGGGCATCCTGGATTTTCCCTGGAAGCTCTATTTCAGTCTTGAATAGTCAACACGGTCTGTCTCTGCCCATGGGGACATTTTAGTCCAAAGGAGAGAGAAGGCTCACAAAGCTGAAAGCCACCTGTCCTGTAAGTGCGGTTATGATAATGATATTGGGCAGGTTGGCAGGGCATGGAGTAGTTGCTGGGTGACCGGATGCCGTGAGCCCTCACCTGTGATTTAAGGTGAAGGTGGGGTAGGAATTCTCTGTGCACGTGATCCAACCAAGACAAAGAAGTGGGGAGACCAGATTGGCCCCTGTGTCATTTGGCCCACTCTGGGCTCCTGAATTAAAGCTCCACGCCACTCCCCCGAACACCAAACAGCAAGCTTCTAGAACATACGAGGAGGACTGAATGGATCTGTGTGGTGTACCCAGGCCCCTACCAAAGAGCTGCTACCTCActacacctcagtttcctcgtcaCCTTAAAAGAAGAGCCATGGTGGTAAAGATGGTTTGGGACAAGAGGAAAGCCTTGAGCATGTCTGGAAACCCCCTGAGTGTACACTCAGGTCATTTTTTCACGAGGGAACGTTAGACATCACAGGTCAGATCTAAATGTCTTCTAATGACTTCTGGCCTGGAGCCTTAAGCTTGACCAAGGGACAGTCTGCAGTGACAGCTACCTCTGAACAACCgtccagcccctccctctctccagaaCTGGGGTCCTGCTGGGTGGATTAGTTCTTGACCCGGGACCTCAGTGTCAGCCTCCCAGCTTTATGCCGGATTGCTGAGGATGACATGGGGACAGGAGAGAGTTGGGACAAGCCACACATTAGCAAGCCTGCACCTGGACAAAACCAAATCTTCATGCTTCTCCAAACAGGCGCACCCTATGGCTCTCTGGATTGCTGCTCCTCCGAGAAGGCGAGGCTGTTATTCTTGGATGCAAGTAGCGACTTCCTGCAGCCACTAGTTTGGAAGCCACCCCCAACTCTGCCCTCCTCCTGGCCTCTTCCCTTTGCAATTGGCTACAACAGCTAACATTGATTGAGTGCTTATTACAGGCTAGATACTTCAGGGGGATTATCTCATTCAATTCCCACGCCACCTCCATGAGGTGGGTCCTGTCATCCTCCCTGTCTTGAAGGTGGCAATAGGGAGGCGTGGGCTTGAGTAGCCTGCCCAAGGTCAAACGGCCTGTccgtggagagagagagggattcCGAGCTGGCATCTTCTGTGTCCTTGGGGCCCTGCCCCCAGTTTCTGGGGTTCTGTGCGTCCTTCAGGAGCAGTTCAGGCCCCATCCTCTCCCTGAGGTTATTCTAGATTATTCCAGCCGTTACCAGGGCCTGCTCTGTAGAAATACTACAGTGTTCACTGTtcactgccctccccacccccgcccaccaCTCACTGTCAATCAATTGCACACTGCAATATACATGCGAGCATGGGCCTCCTTCCTCCACCCGGACGGACGGACGGAGCCTGGAGCTCCTGAGAGGCTCAGGGCAGGGCTTGGGTATCTCCTGCACTCCCCCAGCGGGCACGCCGTTCTCCGATACCTTGGAGTCACATGCCTCGCGCCCGTGTCTGTACAGAGtcctctgtgcgtgtgtgtggggaAGAGACTGCAGCTTTCAGGCAGGGAAGCCGGTGCCTGCTCTGCAAGCCGGTAACATCTTCCACAAACCCGGGCCCAGCGCGGTCCCCAGGAGCCCCAGCGTTCAGGAGCCTCAGCTCCCCAAAGCCAGAGGCtgttccctctcccccctccgcGGGCAGAGAGCTGGCAGGCACACGCTCAGCTGCTCTGGGGCCCTGCCGCCCCCTCGCTCCTCACCTGATGCATTTGTGAGCATTTCAGGAGACTCCAGGTAATTATGTAGTAATTGAATTTTGGGAAACAGACCCTGAGGATAATCCTGGAGTCAGTACCAGAAGACTCATGGTTTAATTCTTGTATTTCGCCTGGCGGTACATGGCATACGCTTCCTGACACCACGGCCACCACCTCATCCTCATGTATGCAGCTTTAATGTGCAGCTCGGGACGGTAGAGGTGTGGCCGGGCATGTGCCCCCACAgtgcacacacgcgcgcacacacgctGTGAGCAACACGCAGAGGACAGAGCACGCACTCTTTTATTTTGGGATTTGGTCTTCACGTGCACTGTATGGAGAAGGCCTGACACACTGTCAGGGCTCACTGAATGCTGGCTCCGCGTGGGGACCATATATTCAGGGCAACGTGAAACTGTGCTCCCAGGTTGCAGTCCTCAAACTTGGTCCAAACGATCTCTCTgctcatattaaataaataagtaaataaatgttggCGGCGATAATTATTTCTCGTAACCAGTTATCTGCAAGTTTTCTGCCCCTAGTTTGGGGCAGAGAGCTGGCATTCACAAGGGGCatcctgtgtgcatgtgtgcgtgtgcgtgtgcgtgtgtgtgtgcgtgtgggagGCAGGGGGCTGCGGGGCTGCAGCCGCGACACAGCCTGTCCTGGCAGGCATGCCTCTCACTTGCTGCCCGAGTGAAAGGCCCTTTCAAACGCACCCTGGAGTTTAATACTGCCAGCAACGGGCCCGGACCCTTTCAACCTGCGCCAGGTGTAATGCAACCCCCCTGGATTTCCTCCCTTTCCTGTTTCATCTGGGAAATTCTTCACTAATTCCATGGTATCTGGtttctcattgtttttctctGCTGTAGACGGCCTCTTGGGGTGGGCTTTGGAAAAGGTGTGTGGAAGGCTCCCAGCCCTCCAAAGTGGCACCGgc
Encoded proteins:
- the CBX4 gene encoding E3 SUMO-protein ligase CBX4 yields the protein MELPAVGEHVFAVESIEKKRIRKGRVEYLVKWRGWSPKYNTWEPEENILDPRLLIAFQNRERQEQLMGYRKRGPKPKPLVVQVPTFARRSNVLTGLQDSSTDNRNKLELGSQGKGQGHQYELNSKKHHQYQPHSKERAGKPPPPGKGGKYYYQLNSKKHHPYQPDPKMYDLQYQGGHKEAPSPTCPDLGAKSHPPDKWAHGTGAKGYLGAVKPLAGAAGTPGKGPEKGPPNGMTPAPKEAVTGNGIGGKMKIVKNKNKNGRIVIVMSKYMENGMQAVKIKSGEGAEGEARSPSHKKRASEERHPPGDRTFKKAASTEEKKVEAPSKRREEEAPGAVDPQPPQDAISRKLSPTKEAFGEQPLQLTTKPDLLAWDPARGTHPPSHHHHHHHHHHHHHHNVGLNLSHARKRCLSETHGEREPCKKRLTARSISTPTCLGGSPAAEHPADVPPPAPAAAALPQPEVILLDSDLDEPIDLRCVKTRSEAGEPPSSLHVKPEAPAAVAVAAATATAAEKPAAEAQDEPGEPLSEFKPFFGNIIITDVTANCLTVTFKEYVTV